CGGCATCGACCGCGCCCGCTGGCTCACGCCGCAGGAAAAGAGCCTGCTCGCGGCGAATCTGCAGCGCGAAAGCGCGCACAAGACCGCGCGCTTCGGCTCGGCGGTGCGCGATCCGCGCGTCTGGCTGCTGGTCGCGATCTTGCTCACGTTCAATACCGGCTTCTACGGCCTCGCGTTCTGGCTGCCGTCGATCATCAAGGCGACCGGCGTACAGGACCCGCTGCATATCGGCCTGTTGACCGCGATCCCGTACGGCGTGGCGATCGTCGCGACGCTCGCGAACGCCGCGCATTCGAAGAAGACCGGTGAGCGGCGCCTGCATGCGGCGATTCCGGCGCTGATCGGCGGAGTCGGTCTGATCATGAGCGCGGCTTTGGCGCATCATGTGGTGTGGGCGATCACGTTTCTGACGATCGCCACCGCTGGCATCCTCGCGTTGATGCCGATTTACTGGACGTTCCCGGGGCAGTTGCTGTCGGGCGCCGCGGCGGCGGCCGGCATCGCGATGATCAACGCGATCGGCAATCTGTCCGGATTTACCGGTTCGATGATCACCGCCGTGGCCAAAAACCTGACCGGCGACATCAACAACGGCACCTACGCACTCGGTGCGTGTCTGCTGGTCAGCTGCGTGCTGATCCTGCTCGTGCCGCGCACGATGCTGACGCGGGCCACGTCGAATGAAGACAGCGCGCCTGGCCGCGAGACGGCGCGGGCACGGAAACACGCAGAGCACGCATAAGCGCGTATCAGCAACCCTCACCCAGACAGAGAGACACGCATCATGTCAGCATCCACCCCGCGCCGGCTGCGCAGCCAGGAATGGTTCGACGATCCCTCGCATGCGGATATGACGGCACTGTACGTCGAGCGATTCATGAACTACGGTCTGACGCGCGAAGAGCTGCAGTCGGGCCGGCCGATCATCGGCATTGCACAGACGGGTAGCGATCTCGCGCCGTGCAACCGCCATCACATCGAACTGGCGGCGCGCACGAAGGCCGGCATTCGCGACGCGGGCGGCATTCCGATGGAGTTTCCGGTGCATCCGCTCGCCGAGCAAAGCCGCCGGCCGACCGCCGCGCTGGACCGCAATCTCGCGTATCTGGGCCTCGTCGAAATCCTGCACGGCTTTCCGCTCGACGGCGTCGTGCTGACCACCGGCTGCGACAAGACCACGCCCGCGTGCCTGATGGCCGCGGCCACCGTCGACATGCCGGCGATCGTGCTGTCCGGCGGCCCGATGCTCGACGGCTGGCACGACGGCAAGCGCGTCGGCTCGGGCACCGTGATCTGGCATGCGCGCAATCTGCTCGCGGCCGGCGAGATCGACTACGAAGGCTTCATGGAGCTGACCACCGCATCGTCGCCGTCGATCGGTCACTGCAACACGATGGGCACCGCGCTGTCGATGAATAGCCTCGCCGAAGCGCTCGGCATGTCGCTGC
The nucleotide sequence above comes from Paraburkholderia youngii. Encoded proteins:
- a CDS encoding MFS transporter, translated to MTAVPSAIAAPSARVDEFEERTYRKVVRRLLPILLLCYVVAYLDRVNVGFAKLQMLDDLGLSDTMYAIGASVFFWGYFIFEVPSNVFLHRYGARFWIARIMFTWGLVSMALAFVAPLAQIAHVETATMFYILRFLLGLCEAGFFPGVILYLNFWFPAQRQSRVMSGFLIAMPVSLMLGGVVSGWLMEHTAGLLGYQGWQWMLLIEGVPSLLTAFVVYFSLDDGIDRARWLTPQEKSLLAANLQRESAHKTARFGSAVRDPRVWLLVAILLTFNTGFYGLAFWLPSIIKATGVQDPLHIGLLTAIPYGVAIVATLANAAHSKKTGERRLHAAIPALIGGVGLIMSAALAHHVVWAITFLTIATAGILALMPIYWTFPGQLLSGAAAAAGIAMINAIGNLSGFTGSMITAVAKNLTGDINNGTYALGACLLVSCVLILLVPRTMLTRATSNEDSAPGRETARARKHAEHA